One genomic window of Ziziphus jujuba cultivar Dongzao chromosome 4, ASM3175591v1 includes the following:
- the LOC107416134 gene encoding protein VACUOLELESS1, giving the protein MANVSVAAEWQLLYNRYYRKPELYRMRWKHIDLSRNKVACAPFGGPIAIIRDDSKIVQLHSESALRKLRIFNSAGVQLSETVWKNPGGRLIGMSWTDDQTLACIVQDGTVYRYNIHAEPLEPNISMGKECFEQNVVDCVFWGNGVVCITESNQLFCIPDFKNPKPCKLADPGIEELPFCMAVIEPQYTMSGNVEVLLGVGEAFVVAVEEDGVQQLGAEVLRGPLQKMAVSRDGQWLASFTHDGRLLVMTSDLQKVIMEQECESALPPEQLSWCGMDTVLLYWDDMLLMMGPRGDPVRYLYDEPIILIPECDGVRILSNSSMEFLQRVPDSTESIFKIGSTSPAALLYDALDHFDRRSAKADENLRLIRSSLPEAVESCIDAAGHEFDVLRQRTLLRAASYGQAFCSNFQRDRIQEMCKILRVLNAVRSHEIGISLSIQQYKLLTPSVLVGRLINAHQHLLALRISEYLGMNQEVVIMHWSCSKITASLAIPDAILLEILLDKLKLCKGISYAAVAAHADKNGRRKLAAMLVEHEPRSSKQVPLLLSIGEEDTALMKATESGDTDLVYLVLFHIWQKRQPLEFFGMIQPRNLARDLFVAYARCYKHEFLKDYFLSNGQLQEVAFLLWKESWELGKNPMASKGSPLHGPRIKLIEKAQNLFSETKEHTFESKAAEEHAKLLRIQHELEVTTKQAIFVDSSISDTIRTCIVLGNHRAAMKVKTEFKVSEKRWYWLKVFALATIRDWDALEKFSKEKRPPIGYRPFVEACIDADEKGEALKYIPKLADPRERAESYARIGMVKEAADAASQAKDGELLGRLKLTFSQNAAASSIFDTLRDRLSFQGVS; this is encoded by the exons ATGGCGAACGTATCGGTCGCCGCCGAATGGCAGCTCCTCTACAACCGGTACTACCGTAAGCCGGAGCTGTACCGAATGAGATGGAAGCACATCGACCTCAGTCGCAACAAGGTGGCTTGCGCTCCCTTCGGTGGTCCAATCGCGATCATCCGCGACGATTCCAAGATCGTCCAGCTCCACTCCGAATCCGCACTCCGCAAGCTCCGCATTTTCAACTCCGCCGGAGTCCAGCTCTCCGAGACCGTTTGGAAAAACCCCGGCGGCCGGCTCATCGGCATGTCCTGGACCGACGATCAAACCCTAGCCTGTATAGTCCAAGACGGCACCGTTTACCGCTACAACATCCACGCCGAGCCTCTCGAGCCCAACATCTCCATGGGCAAAGAGTGCTTCGAGCAGAACGTCGTCGACTGCGTTTTCTGGGGGAACGGCGTCGTTTGCATCACCGAGTCGAATCAGCTGTTCTGCATCCCCGAtttcaagaaccctaaaccctGCAAGCTTGCTGACCCGGGCATTGAGGAATTGCCGTTTTGTATGGCGGTGATCGAGCCTCAGTACACCATGTCCGGCAATGTAGAGGTGCTTCTTGGTGTTGGGGAGGCCTTTGTGGTGGCTGTGGAGGAGGATGGTGTGCAGCAATTGGGTGCTGAGGTTCTTCGCGGTCCCTTGCAGAAGATGGCCGTGTCTCGGGACGGTCAGTGGCTGGCTTCGTTCACGCATGACGGCCGTCTGTTGGTTATGACCTCCGATTTGCAGAAAGTGATTATGGAGCAAGAATGCGAG TCGGCGCTTCCTCCAGAGCAGCTATCATGGTGTGGGATGGACACAGTGTTGCTGTATTGGGATGATATGCTGTTGATGATGGGGCCTAGAGGAGATCCGGTTCGCTACCTTTATGATGAACCCATAATCCTTATTCCCGAGTGTGATGGAGTCAGGATATTGTCTAATTCAAGCATGGAGTTTCTGCAACGGGTTCCTGATTCCACAGAGTCCATCTTTAAGATTGGAAGCACATCACCTGCAGCTTTACTGTATGATGCCTTGGACCATTTTGACAGACGTAGTGCGAAG GCAGATGAGAATTTGAGATTGATACGGTCGTCCTTGCCTGAGGCTGTTGAATCATGTATTGATGCTGCAGGTCATGAGTTCGATGTTTTACGTCAACGAACACTGCTAAGAGCTGCGAGCTATGGCCAAGCTTTTTGCAG CAATTTTCAACGTGATCGTATTCAAGAGATGTGTAAAATTCTTCGGGTCTTAAATGCTGTTCGCAGCCATGAGATTGGCATCTCTCTTAGTATACAACAATATAAG CTTCTTACACCATCTGTTCTGGTTGGTCGTTTGATTAATGCCCATCAACACCTTCTTGCATTACGAATATCAGAGTACCTTGGGATGAATCAA GAGGTGGTGATAATGCACTGGTCTTGTTCAAAAATAACAGCTTCATTGGCAATTCCTGATGCCATTCTTCTTGAAATCTTACTTGATAAG TTGAAATTATGCAAAGGGATATCATATGCAGCAGTTGCTGCTCATGCTGACAAAAATGGCCGCCGGAAGTTAGCTGCAATGCTTGTTGAACATGAACCACGTTCCTCCAAACAG GTCCCTCTTTTGTTGAGCATAGGAGAAGAGGATACAGCTTTGATGAAGGCAACTGAAAGTGGTGATACTGACCTTGTCTATCTTGTTTTATTTCATATCTGGCAAAAG AGGCAACCATTGGAATTTTTTGGAATGATACAGCCAAGAAACCTGGCACGGGATTTGTTTGTAGCTTATGCAAG GTGCTATAAGCACGAATTCTTGAAGGACTATTTCCTATCAAATGGACAACTTCAA GAGGTGGCTTTTCTTTTATGGAAGGAATCATGGGAGCTTGGAAAAAATCCAATGGCAAGTAAAGGATCTCCACTCCATGGTCCACGCATAAAACTGATTGAAAAAGCGCAAAACCTTTTCTCAGAAACTAAGGAACACACCTTTGAGTCAAAGGCTGCTGAGGAGCATGCTAAACTGTTAAG AATACAGCATGAATTAGAAGTGACCACAAAGCAAGCCATTTTTGTTGATTCAAGTATCAGTGATACGATTCGGACTTGTATTGTCTTGGGAAATCATCGAGCTGCAATGAAAGTGAAAACGGAATTCAAG GTTTCTGAGAAGAGATGGTATTGGCTTAAAGTTTTTGCTTTGGCTACAATCAGAGATTGGGATGCTCTGGAAAAGTTTTCAAAGGAGAAGAGGCCACCAATTG GTTATCGGCCATTTGTGGAAGCATGCATTGATGCTGATGAAAAAGGGGAAGCTCTAAAATACATCCCTAAACTTGCAGATCCTCGAGAGAGAGCAGAG TCCTATGCTCGGATTGGCATGGTCAAGGAAGCTGCTGATGCTGCTTCTCAGGCTAAAGATGGTGAATTGCTGGGTCGACTAAAATTaaccttttcacaaaatgcTGCAGCTTCATCAATCTTTGACACTCTTCGAGATCGACTATCGTTTCAAGGAGTATCGTAG